The following are encoded together in the Thermodesulfobacteriota bacterium genome:
- a CDS encoding arsenosugar biosynthesis-associated peroxidase-like protein, with the protein MEYYDTKDLKRFGEVGKFSEELMKKFFDYYNAAVGEDGALTKREKALIALAVSHVKQCPYCIDAYTTQCLETGADPEQMTEAIHVAASLEAGITLIHGIQMHNVLERNGAL; encoded by the coding sequence ATGGAGTATTATGACACTAAGGACTTAAAACGTTTTGGTGAAGTTGGGAAATTCAGCGAAGAATTGATGAAGAAATTCTTTGATTATTACAACGCTGCGGTAGGTGAAGACGGCGCACTTACAAAAAGGGAAAAAGCGCTCATTGCACTTGCAGTATCACATGTGAAGCAGTGTCCGTATTGTATCGATGCATACACAACTCAGTGTTTAGAAACTGGCGCTGATCCTGAGCAGATGACTGAAGCTATTCATGTTGCCGCATCACTAGAAGCTGGAATTACATTAATTCACGGAATTCAGATGCATAATGTGCTTGAAAGAAACGGAGCTCTATAA